One region of Temnothorax longispinosus isolate EJ_2023e unplaced genomic scaffold, Tlon_JGU_v1 HiC_scaffold_39, whole genome shotgun sequence genomic DNA includes:
- the LOC139824470 gene encoding vacuolar protein sorting-associated protein 41 homolog, giving the protein MESTSSKDEQNNQEDSDSSEIDEIEPRLKYVRIRNDLEHILQNDAASCIAVHPKFLCLGSHWGMIHLLDHQGNNIKSKTLQAHTVAVNQISIDYNGDFIASCSDDGKVFIYGLYSTENNHNMSMGRLVKSIAIDPNYKSGSGRRFITGDDKLVLYEKTFLARMKPTVLCEAEGGVRSVAWSGHFVAWASDTGVRVYDLDARCSLGLIKWSRTAEASPEHYRCNLQWSDDKTLLIGWVDIVRICHIRKRTMQEMVNRDLPEFVVDPESSTFHACREGRKRPISRQQGDSLTP; this is encoded by the exons ATGGAATCTACATCTAGCAAA GATGAACAGAATAACCAGGAAGATTCGGACTCTTCAGAAATAGATGAGATAGAACCTAGATTAAAATATGTGAGAATACGCAATGATCTGGAACATATCCTGCAAAACGATGCAGCTAGCTGCATTGCTGTACATCCAAAG tTCCTCTGTCTAGGATCACATTGGGGAATGATCCATCTTCTAGACCACCAAggaaacaatataaaatctaaaacaTTACAGGCACATACAGTGGCAGTCAATCAGATATCCATAGACTACAATGGGGACTTTATTGCCTCTTGCAGCGATGATGGAAAAGTTTTCATTTATGGATTGTACAGTACAGAAAACAATCACAATATGAGCATGGGCAGGCTAGTTAAGAGTATAGCGATTGATCCGAATTATAAGAGTGGCAGTGGTAGAAGATTTATTACAG GTGATGACAAGCTAGTACTTTACGAAAAGACTTTTCTGGCCAGGATGAAGCCAACAGTGCTGTGTGAAGCAGAAGGTGGAGTCAGATCTGTTGCGTGGTCTGGTCACTTTGTTGCATGGGCATCTGACACTGGTGTGAGAGTCTATGATCTCGATGCTAGATGTTCACTAGGACTCATAAAGTGGTCCCGTACTGCAGA GGCATCACCAGAACACTACCGATGCAATTTGCAGTGGTCTGATGACAAGACACTATTGATTGGATGGGTGGACATTGTGCGTATCTGCCATATTAGGAAACGTACCATGCAAGAAATGGTGAACCGAGATTTGCCCGAATTTGTAGTAGATCCAG aaagttcgactttccatgcctgtagagaggggcgaaagcggccaatttcacgccagCAGGGCGATTCTCTAACTCCTTAA